One genomic window of Mustela erminea isolate mMusErm1 chromosome 13, mMusErm1.Pri, whole genome shotgun sequence includes the following:
- the LOC116572301 gene encoding translation initiation factor IF-2-like, with protein MSRSRFYWDYYLLRPRTQERVASPRTDLRETFAELTSSRSISFPAARAVSPIPPWPLIPKSGDGNPKFHFPTNCEVGIQPAARIPSSVPGPATEKRAAEKPTAPTSVRVNPIQQHRHARHTRGAPGATSRRAGAAAAPTRPGPSRARAPSGPWTTARARARARGAAERAGRRAVSRAGPAPPPQAFAKPRPLAGGAAGNKGGGPARRAADGEAEGSDRRSAEAGLGPPPPGSPPGPASRTPRPRRPPPCLPARGPAAAARASRRPDPRLQARRAASPAPRAPDPPPPPRGEQQPPRPVSRVTEERAPTAKPGPSPRLGSADAHPAAARSASSPSAGATAALVPPLPQLLPPPPSSSSSSSSSSRRGARRRLGPSAEPERRSRAGRPAPSPRPAAQAGVPARGAGRAGGVRGRGAGTRGVAGVPEGGAGARGGRRGLGRVGGREGRRGARGASEGRGRAGSGRVRE; from the exons ATGTCTCGCTCCCGTTTTTACTGGGATTACTACCTTCTCCGACCTCGCACCCAGGAGCGCGTCGCCTCACCCAGGACAGACCTTCGGGAAACATTTGCTGAACTGACTTCATCACGGTCCATTTCGTTCCCGGCAGCCCGAGCCGTGTCACCTATTCCCCCCTGGCCCTTAATTCCAAAAAGCGGGGACGGGAACCCCAAATTCCACTTTCCGACTAACTGTGAAGTTGGCATCCAGCCGGCTGCGCGCATTCCAAGTTCTGTGCCAGGACCTGCCACCGAGAAAC GGGCCGCTGAAAAGCCCACGGCCCCCACATCCGTGCGAGTAAATCCCATCCAGCAGCACCGTCACGCGCGGCACACGCGGGGGGCCCCCGGCGCGACCTCccggcgggcgggggcggcggcggcaccGACGCGGCCTGGGCCCTCCCGAGCCCGCGCGCCCTCCGGCCCCTGGACCacagcccgagcccgagcccgagcccgaggaGCGGCCGAGCGGGCCGGGCGGCGGGCTGTGAGCCGCGCaggccccgcgccgccgccccaGGCCTTCGCCAAGCCCCGGCCTCTCGCCGGCGGGGCTGCGGGCAACAAAGGCGGAGGCCCGGCCCGGCGCGCCGCGGACGGGGAGGCCGAGGGGTCGGACCGGCGCTCGGCGGAAGCAGGCCTCGGCCCTCCCCCGCCCGGCTCCCCGCCCGGCCCGGCTTCCCGGACGCCGCGTCCCCGCCGGCCGCCCCCCTGCCTCCCCGCCCGCGGACCCGCCGCGGCGGCCCGGGCCTCGCGCCGCCCGGACCCTCGGCTGCAGGCGCGCCGGGCGGCCTCCCCAGCCCCGCGCGCGCCGGAtccgcccccgccgccccgagGGGAGCAGCAGCCCCCGCGGCCAGTTTCCCGGGTTACGGAGGAGAGGGCGCCGACGGCAAAGCCCGGACCCAGCCCCCGACTCGGCTCCGCAGACGCTCACCCGGCGGCGGCCCGCTCCGCTTCCTCGCCCAGCGCCGGCGCGACTGCCGCGCTCGTCCCTCCTCTCCCGCAACTCCTCCCTCCtccgccttcctcctcctcctcctcctcctcctcctccaggaggggCGCGCGGCGGCGCCTGGGCCCGAGCGCCGAGCCCGAGCGGAGGAGCCGAGCGGGCCGGCCCGCGCCCTCTCCTCGGCCCGCGGCGCAGGCGGGCGTCCCGGCGCGGGGggcgggccgggcggggggcgtccgggggcggggggcggggacgCGCGGGGTCGCCGGCGTCCCGGAAGGGGGAGCCGGGGCGCGCGGAGGGCGCCGGGGGCTCGGGCGCGTCGGGGGACGCGAGGGGCGGAGAGGCGCGCGCGGGGCGTCTGAGGGCCGGGGGCGCGCGGGGTCTGGGCGCGTGCGGGAGTAG